From one Prosthecobacter dejongeii genomic stretch:
- a CDS encoding DUF883 family protein, with the protein MSLLFKRKPLSTTERINHSLRTISDEARGILDSIGKDSSHYTGQVKDRLAGIADYAGEASHEIERQLRNKASALDSVVHKRPYECLGVAIGLGLLFGLLANNRR; encoded by the coding sequence ATGAGCCTACTTTTCAAACGCAAGCCTCTCAGCACAACCGAGCGCATCAACCACAGCCTGCGCACCATCTCTGATGAAGCCCGCGGCATCCTGGATAGCATCGGTAAAGATTCCAGTCACTACACGGGTCAGGTTAAAGATCGCCTAGCAGGCATCGCTGACTATGCGGGTGAAGCCAGTCACGAAATCGAGCGTCAATTGCGAAACAAAGCCTCCGCTTTGGATTCCGTGGTGCACAAGCGTCCTTATGAGTGCCTAGGCGTGGCAATCGGCCTGGGTCTACTCTTTGGCCTTCTGGCTAACAATCGCCGCTAA
- a CDS encoding DUF883 family protein translates to MTATPRTEEVLHDTANDFRNLGSAVKQDLNNLREEARTRIDGCTQKAVQDANQNLNQLRDYAVENPLRALAYAALGGVVLGLYLRR, encoded by the coding sequence ATGACCGCAACGCCACGCACCGAAGAAGTCCTGCATGACACCGCTAACGATTTCCGCAATCTGGGATCTGCGGTGAAGCAGGACCTGAATAACCTCCGTGAGGAAGCCCGCACCCGCATTGATGGCTGCACTCAAAAGGCCGTGCAGGATGCCAATCAAAACCTGAATCAACTGCGCGATTACGCGGTTGAGAATCCGCTCCGCGCCCTCGCCTATGCTGCATTGGGGGGTGTCGTCCTCGGCCTGTATCTGCGCCGTTAA
- a CDS encoding lmo0937 family membrane protein — MLYTVAVVLLILWLLGLVTSYTLSGFIHILLVIAIVVILLRVIQGRKPL, encoded by the coding sequence ATGCTTTACACCGTCGCCGTCGTTCTTCTCATCCTCTGGCTCCTGGGTCTCGTCACCAGTTACACCCTCAGTGGTTTCATCCACATCCTGCTGGTGATCGCCATTGTGGTCATCCTCCTTCGTGTCATTCAGGGACGCAAACCTCTCTAA